The stretch of DNA TGAAGGAGGCAATGAATTTAAACTTAAGGCGATCGCAATTGTTAATGATCGAGGGATTCCTTGTTCTCCTTGTGGTGCTTGTCGTCAGGTTATTTTAGAGTTTGGTAAAGATGCGGTAGTAATTTTTCAGGGAGAAAATTCTTACCAAAGTACAACAGCTACTCAACTTTTACCGACAGGATTTTCTTTTTGAAACGATCATTACGGTTTCTAAATCTATCTGAAAGCTATATCCTATATAGATTGAGTTAAATTAACAGCAAGTCAATTTTAGTCTCCAATGAAACCATATCTCGCTGCTGCTATTCAAATGACTAGTAAACCCGATCTAGAAAAAAATCTAATCGAGGCTGAAGAACTAATTGAACTAGCTGTGCGTAAAGGCGCAGAATTAGTAGGATTACCAGAAAATTTTGCTTTTTTAGGTCAAGAAGCTGATAAACTAGCTCAAGCAACTGTCATAGCTCAAAGAACTGAGAAATTCCTCAAAACTATGGCACAAAGGTTTCAAATTACCATTTTAGGTGGTGGGTTTCCTGTTCCAGTAGTAGAAGATGCTTCTAAAGCTTATAATACTGCTCTGTTAGTTAACCCTAGTGGACAAGAACAAGTCCGCTATCAAAAAATCCATCTGTTTGATGTTGATGTACCTGATGGTAATACCTATCGTGAGTCTAGTACGGTAATGGCAGGTGTTAAT from Stanieria cyanosphaera PCC 7437 encodes:
- a CDS encoding carbon-nitrogen hydrolase family protein codes for the protein MKPYLAAAIQMTSKPDLEKNLIEAEELIELAVRKGAELVGLPENFAFLGQEADKLAQATVIAQRTEKFLKTMAQRFQITILGGGFPVPVVEDASKAYNTALLVNPSGQEQVRYQKIHLFDVDVPDGNTYRESSTVMAGVNLPSIYHSEDLGNIGISICYDVRFPELYRHLSNKGADILFIPAAFTAFTGKDHWQVLLQARAIENTCYVIAPAQTGNHYERRYTHGHAMIIDPWGVILADAGHQPGVAIAEINPERLQQVRQQMPSLQHRVFV